Within Spinacia oleracea cultivar Varoflay chromosome 4, BTI_SOV_V1, whole genome shotgun sequence, the genomic segment AAAATTGTAGGTTTATCATTCAATTAAAGGAGAACATCCGGAGGGCATTCTTCAATCCAAACCAAGACTTCTTCATGGAGGAGGGAACCTTTGATCATAGAATTAGCCGCTTTGTTACAATTTCCATGGAGTTCTCCTATCATTCCAGTCGCTCCCAAAGTGTATACAAAACTGATTGAATACACGAGAGAGAAAATTCACCCATTCTGTATACCCTTTAAGGTCCGTTTGGTTtgatgtaaaacgttttcatgaaaATGTCTTTTCCCTTTGCAATCATTTTAGTTGTACGCATATGGGATGGAAATCAAAATTTTCGTAACTACCTCAAAGGTGCAAAAACCTTTTTTCATTTAAAAGGAAAGACAAACGATTACCAAAAGTAACCTAAATTCAAAAATTTCCAAAGTTACCCCAAAATTAGGTAACTAGCTCCCTCCATCAAttcaataaataacaaataaataaataacaaaaaaggTGACATTTCTTGTGTAGGCCCACAATGTAGGAGCAATAGCATTATATTTATAAATGGAAGTAGACGTCTGATAAGATTGGAGCATCGTACCCTTCTTTCATAGTCATAAGCACTAACCAACTAGGCATAATACCCACCACTTACCATTATCATACCATAAAGCAGCACAAATCCATATATCTGTAATTTAAAAAGGAAGCAACATAACACATTTCTCCTCTTATCTTCCTATCCCAcatttaattttctctctctttatacTTGCTCCAACTAGTTAATTACAGCACCATCATCTAGTTTCCGGAATCCGGTTCTCTCTCAAGACGTACTTGTTGTAGCATGTCGCGTACATTCACAGCTTTGAGGGAGCATATTCTCACCAAAAGAAAAAGTCGTAAGGTTGCAGATGAGACTATGTTTGGCAATGGGATAGGCGCCATAATATATGCTGATCACGAGGTAGAACAACAACGTAGGCAACCTTGGAATGGTTTGTTGGTTATTTACACCATTGTTCGCATCCCGTTTTCTATCCTTTCCAGCTTCTCTAAACGCCAAGGGAACATTGCTGATAGGACATGGGTTACTGGACATACGATGAGAACTTCAGAAATCGATCATCTTATGGTAAGTGACAGCATGCGCTATGCAATCTGTATGTAGTTTCCGTCTTCCTGCATGTAGTAGTAAGCTTGCTAGACTTCTTTTCTAGACCAAGGTAAAGTATTATCAGCATATGTATTAACAACCACCAGTATGTATAGAAAATCCTGTAAATTACAGCAGATAGTCATgagaaataagaaaaaaaaatctgaagCTAGCCTCTGTTGGCTTTTTTGATGCAGAATTTGATGCCTGCAAACTGCAGTAATATAGATTTCAGAACTAACAAGAGATCCTATTATGCAGTTTTCTCTAATAATAAAGTAGTAGTTCATTAATCCATTCTGTATTTTCGACTAACTTATCTCATTCCGTATCATATATGCCACTTAAGATGCCGATGCACTATTATTTGTTCGTTAATAATACCAAGACGGTATGAGTTTCCAGTTTGAAATGCCCAATAACTAAGACCTCTTAAAAACTTGTTCATAAACTTAAACGACAAAATGGAGGGGGCAATTAAATGTGGAAAATTTTCGATATCAGTGTTTTACTATCCCAGTTTGGTATCAGAAATCAGAATTACTAGAGTGAACAGCAAATCCTTTATGTGTTCAATCAGTTAAGTTAAACATCTAAGCGAATCATCAAGAACACAATCATCCGAACTCAGGCACTTATCAGGCAAAGTATTGGCTAAAATGATTTATGCCCCCCATTAGGTCTCTCCCCGGCCCCTGCTGAGGATGACCGTTCAACTACGGCATGATTCCATGATATATCTGGACTCTTGGAGCATCCACTACACTTCTTTTACATCACagtaaaaactaaaaagtgCTTTAAGCCAAAGCTAAGATTCCGTAACTAAAAAACACAACATATAATAGAGTAAGCATATGAATCATACCTCACTGTTGAATTGTTAACTGGGTCGATGTGCTCCATTCTTTCATTCATAGATTCTCCAAATTCCTTATAAATGAAGATAAGCAGAGAGAAATATCTACGCTTCAACGTGCAAATATCTAAATATCCTCGTGAAAGCGTATTGTTCTTCATTGCTTTTACggggaaaaaataataaaaatctgTATATTAAACAAGTTTGAAAAAAGAGGATCGTAAACAAAAAGAGCTGCAAGGAGCAACAATTAGATGGGACATATTGAACATAATCATTGCTTTTGAGATAAAACAGAATATATGGGAAAGATGCTTCAAGTAAACTAGTGAACCGAAATCAAAAGAGAGTTCAGCATTATGCATACACTTATTTCCAAATCAACAGAACAAAATTATTCTTTGACATACCAATAAAAGAGGAACACAGAAAAGCATGttatttaaaaaatagataCATATGTTAAATGATTATACTAAGCACTTGATTACAATATCCACTAGTTATAGGTTATGAAatattttaattgatttccaaCACCAAACTTGTATTCTTTCTCTCAAAGAAAGGTGAACGAACAATAGGAAAGGCACACAGCTTAATCCAGGgggaaaaagaacaaaaaagagaaagaagaagCAAGTCTCCACCAGTCTGCCGTTACCAAGCCCCTGCAATTGTTACTACTTACTGGTGGAGTACAACATATATCAATATATCAAGTTTGGCTTCCTGGTAATAGCAGAAAGATATGTCTCAACAGTGTCCTCCAATAATTGAGACCATGAAGGATTTCAAGTTTCAACTCCAGAAAGAAATGTGTTTATACACAGTCAAACTACTGATGTTGTTCGCTTATGCACATTTGTCATATAAAAGGCTATCATAGCAAATCTAATCTCAAGTCTGAAATAATCACCCTTTACAGTTTACAGCCACTCACAAGGAGGGCGAAGGCTAATCAGGACAAGGCGAGTCTGATAAAAGTGCCCTCAAGCTCAAAATGCTGGTGACAGGACAGATTACTAAACCAATCATTACCACTATGGATGCCAGTCCTCTACTCCAGACAATAATTGAGCAATTATCAATGTTTCATCTCTTCACTTTCCACTGTTAAATAAAGCAAGAAAAAGTTTGGAAGCTAGTACACTGCACTTATTTACTTAAAGACGAGCAAAATTATTTCCTGCCCTTTATGTTGTTTCTACCCTTGTATTacctaataaaattataaaatgtcTAACTGTCCTGCTCACTTAAATCAAACTATACAAATATTAATGAACTGCAACTAATTAAGAAGATGTACTACCATTATCAGATATGGGATATACTCTCAGCCGAAAAAGCTAAGCTAGCTCCTTAAGGATTTTGTAACAACAGAACCGACTTCATTTATACAGTTGAAATTCTCACAATTGAAGGTTAAGTTTCCGACTTTCCATCATATTACACAGTATTACAGTGGGGTTTTATAACACACAATCAAACTGGAATTGCTACCAAGCATATCCTAAGGCCTTTTGAGAAAAGCaaataagtaaaaaaaaaaaaaatcaaaagcaatACTCAAGGCACCATAGCACTAAGAAAACTAAGGTTCCATCAAAAACCACTAAGAAAAATTGTGAGGAAACTTTCAGAGCTTTGAttcttcttcctttctctttaAAGGTGATTTTCCAAATTAGACTTGATGCCCTCTTTACTTCACATCATAAGAAACATGTCCGAAAACGACAGAATTGATAAAGCAATTCATCGAGTATCAGTGGTAATAAAAGGGGTCTTTAGGCTGATCAGTTTCTACTTGCCTTCCTTTAGAAGAACGGTGTTGGAAGGGGATAAACAAGCAAGTGGAACCTTTACGAGAAACATCTGAAAGACTGTACTTACCTTGGATTAACAAGAGGAAACTCCACAACGATGTCATTACTTAACTGAGAAGGCATGATTCCACAGATACTAATAAACACAGTTACATCAATACAGACTTCCAATCTTTTGAACGTAAAAGATACGGAGTAATATGCAATTACAGTTGTAATTACTGGTTTACAGAGCTCAGATGTTTTCCAACGTTTAGCGTTGTCTTAGCATATTAACTCATGTGGAAATGATAGAAGGTACTCATCTATTTAGTTACAGGGAGGGGTAAACGAATGTATTCATCACCATTTCAAAAGACTAGGAGCAGCAACATGTCCAGTGATGATACTGCGAAAAAATATAGCCCTACACTATTGGAGTTAGGGGTGAGCAAAAAGCCAGGGTACCCTAAATCGAACCGGTTAGGAACCTGCGGTTCTGTTGTAACAGGTTCCGGGTAACAAAATTGGGAACCTGTTGTAACAAGTTCCGGTTGAAAAATCGGAACAGGTACCCTATTCTGTACACACCAATTCTGATATGGAGTACTCGAAACCACGAACCGGGACCATGTAAAAATGATTCATTATgcccaaaatataaaaaatccaagctaatttttggaaaatataaatatagaatTCCAATATTAGCCCAAACTATAAAACAATCAAAGAACAAACCATCAATTAGATTTTTTACAATAAATTAgcaattatttatttaaacttttaaaaTGACATGGTACCCTGAATTGGAACCTGTTGGCTGTTGCAACAAGTTtcgattctcattttcaggaacTTGTTGCAACAGATTCCGATTCCGGTTCCCATTTTcagaacctgttgcaacaggtgcCAGTTCCTGAAATTTTGACGGGGTGCCTGTTGTGCTCACCCCTAATTGGAGTGTTGGTTCAACAGATCCACATTGAGTCATGTGTCTCCTCAATCTTGGAAGTAATAATTAAATTCTTCAGAAGAGGACGGCAGATATTCTAAAAATATACTCTGTAAATGGCAAGAGTTGTCAAACTGCTCAAACATGGTCCTTAATTTCTTCCCTACACTATTTCCAGCTAATAGATAGTGAAAGTAAAGACTATATTTAGCACACAAGTTCACGACATGTATCACACACACAAAATAGAGTATGTATTCACTCAGAATGCAGAACAAACGCGCACACATACACAACCAAATATTCTTAGGGAAAGTGAACAGGGGAATATCCCCTGCCAGAATTAGCTTCATGATTTTGGAAGATTAAAACGACTGCTTGCAACTCCAGAAGACCATCAAAGAAAACTAAGTTTCAGAATCCAACGATTAATAGATGAGCACACTAGGTACTGATGCTTTTGGTTAAGTCTCTATCCTTTGGATACTGGCAACCAAAACCACATATCCAGTTTCTCCTCCACCCCCAGGCCTTCAGACACAATGggagaaaagtggaataaataAAACTCAACCCACATATTTTCAACTGGTGCATCTTCCCCTCTTTTACGCCACAACAGAAAATTCAACTATTCCCTCCGTTCATGATAAGTGCCGTTTAAGGTTATAACAAATCAGGAAGATGCTAGCAACAAGTTACGTTGCATTTATAACACAGATAAGCAATTATATACCGCTGTTTTGCCGATAATCTAGAACAagaaaagttaataaaaatatacTTTTTTCAGGAACAGCGAGAGGATTTTTATTGTACAGAAACGCAAGCGATTTTAGAAACATTTTGGCAATTTCAGTTTCCAGGAGAACAGAAAAAATAGCACTTTTGGTTGGAGAAAAGAATAGATCACAAGAATTCCTATAAAATTTGCAcatttcagctactttatcctATATTCCTATTGACCCGCATAATACTCCATAACCAAAAAGATTACAGTGGAGAGAAATAACCATCCACACTCTAATTCATGAATATGATACAGCAAACAAATGTTAAGTTATATTTACTTTGGTTACCTTTTTAACAGAGAAATAGTTCTTCAAAACGCCTGACACCTCAGATCATTTGTCAAGATGGAACTACTTTCAGCTCATGCATCCAaacttataattttattttgagcTATGGATCTTTCCTTCTTTAATAAAAGAAACTATCCATAATTGCCTATCACTACCTCCATAGCAAAATAAGGGTTTTCTTAACTTCATTTTCTAATTTCATAACATCACTAGTCTAAAATATCGTAGCACTATTACTTATCAGTTTATATTCCATACAAATATACAATAACTAAATCTCCATAATATGTGTGCACGACCTTAAAATTCAAAACACTTACTTTTGAATTATAGTGATTAATCTAGTCTCTATCCCCCAGCAGGAACTACGAGATTAGCAATGTAGGTTTAAGATGCTTAAAGATACCTTATGTTTGTTTCAAGATTgatatataaaaaatatgatTGCAAAAACCAACCCACTGCAGGTAAAATACCTATCAGAATACCATCCCTCTCTTGGAGATAAGAAAAGCAGTTTATTGACAAAGAATATAACATGGGATGTAGTAGAAGTAAATTAGTACACCCTCCGTCCCTAAATGATCGCCCCAATTTCCTTTTTGGTCCGTCCCTTTGAGTTTGCCCCATAACATTTGTAGTATGTGGTGCTCACATGTTTCCTCTCACATTCTATTATCTAAATTAGCAAAATGACAAAACTACCAACCCACTTGCTTTTCTTTTGCCTTCTTTCTTAATAAAGtgaaaaatgttgtttgggacAATCTTTTAAGGACGGATGGAGTAATAGTGAGCAATTTGAGCTTTCCTTAATAAGAGATCCCTTTCTACAAGATCAAAAGACAATTAATACAGTATAATTAAGAAAGAAACTTGTGTTACAATAAGCATACCTTTATATTATGTGCCTGTGAAGATCATCCAATCAATATAGATGCAAAATTGTTCATGGATGTAATTTATTCCACTCAACAGATACAACCACCAGGTCATCAGGAAACCAAGTTATGAATCCTAGATTAAGATCTTCCAATGCAAATGTTTCAGCAATTGAAACAATCAGCCACATACTAAGTTATCTGCAGAACGTATACAACAATACAACCTCCAAAGCTCTTCCAGTACAAATGTTCATAAGCTAATAAGCATTGCAAATACTGAGATTTAGTTGAGGACGGATTACGAGAATAAACAAATAGATAATAATCAATCTCCCAATTTCGCACCTTGAACGCTTGCTCCTAACAATTAAGGTCATATTGTAGAAACAAAGAAGACAATCTCCAAAAGGAATGGACAACCAACAAGAGCAAAGTGCTAGGGATGAACTACTGCTCGATGAGGCCTGGGAGCATTAGGATTCCCACGTTCATAGAAGATTTGAAAAAGAGAAACTGCTTCCGACGCCCTTAATCCTCCGAAACATTTGAAACCAGCTATTCCAGCATTATTTGATGGTGTACAGCTTGTTGCATGCAGTGAAAGAACTGAACCACATCCTCCAAACTTTTCATTTCTACATCCATAATACACTTCCTTTAATCCAAGATACGACAAGGCACTTGCACACATTATGCATGGCTCACATGTAACATAGAGGACACACTCTGAAATCCTCTTAGCAACTTCAGATTCCGAAAGGCCATCTCTCTGCCATTGCTGTAGAAGGCCATCAATAGCTTCCATCTCTGCATGCCTTGTAGCATTTCGTGTCTCATTAGTACGATTACTTCCTGATGCAATGACCTTCTTGTTCTCGACAATTACACAACCAACTGGCACTTCAAGTCTGTCAAGAGCACCCTTAGCTTCCTGTATAGCTAGCTCCATAAATGCATCAGAATCTAGAGGAACTCCGGACTCAACCAAATCCATCATCAAAGTAGGTGATCTAAGATCTAGTTTTGAGGACTATAATTCACAGCAGATAAAGCAAGGAGCCCTTTGACTGAGAAGGAAACCTAACTGCAGGAACTTGCTTCCCTCCGGTAAATGAGACAAGGAATTAAGCTTCTGCATCCAAACAAGAACACATGAAAGCAGTAAGAATATCggcattcaaaaaaaaatgacaaGCTGGAGGACTGGACCAGGAACGGAAGAGCAATAGCACGTTAAAGAATATAGCTTTTCTTGATAAATGATGTCAAGAAAAAGATTATAATATCTAAGGGGAATGTTACATCATCAGTCATAGCAAAGGGCCTAAGGTTAATTCATAATATCTTTTCTATGTTATCTAAGTGCATGTTTGGTATGAATGTTGGAAAGGGAGTAGAATGGAAACAAATAAGAAGGGGAAAGGGTAATGTTAACTATTAACATTATTGGTTGTTTGGTAGATTCTAGGAAAGGAATCACTGATGTACGATTCCCTTACTCGATGTTTGGTGAGTAACAAGGGAAGAAATCTCTTATCTAGTGTATGGTACATCTATATATGTACTTCGTACAACATAAAACAAGAAATCTAGTAAATTGAAAGTTTGAAACTAGTA encodes:
- the LOC130472448 gene encoding uncharacterized protein; its protein translation is MSRTFTALREHILTKRKSRKVADETMFGNGIGAIIYADHEVEQQRRQPWNGLLVIYTIVRIPFSILSSFSKRQGNIADRTWVTGHTMRTSEIDHLMVSDSMRYAICM
- the LOC110786901 gene encoding tRNA-specific adenosine deaminase TAD2, which gives rise to MMDLVESGVPLDSDAFMELAIQEAKGALDRLEVPVGCVIVENKKVIASGSNRTNETRNATRHAEMEAIDGLLQQWQRDGLSESEVAKRISECVLYVTCEPCIMCASALSYLGLKEVYYGCRNEKFGGCGSVLSLHATSCTPSNNAGIAGFKCFGGLRASEAVSLFQIFYERGNPNAPRPHRAVVHP